The following proteins are co-located in the Actinomycetota bacterium genome:
- a CDS encoding type IV toxin-antitoxin system AbiEi family antitoxin: QVQTETGTMLVSTPESTAFDLVRFSAACGGLSNVATVLLELAERLEPEALGAVAQLRKTPEIQRLGYLLDRTGQPRLADPLLRVLGSRRYRPVALAPDAPRAGAVAVGPWRVIPNLDVEIDL, translated from the coding sequence CAGGTTCAGACGGAGACGGGCACCATGCTCGTGTCCACGCCTGAATCGACGGCATTCGACCTCGTGCGCTTCTCGGCGGCCTGCGGTGGTTTGAGCAACGTCGCCACGGTGCTGCTCGAGCTCGCTGAGCGCCTCGAACCCGAAGCTCTCGGCGCGGTTGCGCAACTGCGCAAGACCCCCGAGATCCAGCGCCTCGGCTACCTGTTGGATCGAACAGGGCAGCCCCGGCTCGCCGACCCGTTGCTCCGTGTCCTTGGCTCCAGGCGGTATCGGCCCGTTGCACTCGCTCCCGATGCGCCTCGGGCCGGCGCCGTTGCCGTCGGTCCCTGGCGCGTGATCCCGAACCTGGATGTGGAGATCGATCTGTGA